Proteins encoded within one genomic window of Aquarana catesbeiana isolate 2022-GZ linkage group LG03, ASM4218655v1, whole genome shotgun sequence:
- the LOC141134214 gene encoding olfactory receptor 5P55-like: MDWRNVTRITKIHLLGFQVPQSITFFVFFIFLMIYCVTICGNLLIITLVSYNKTLHSPMYFFLSHLSILDILLATDILPNMMSTVLVKQTIMSFSDCLAQFLFCVIVECSECLLLTVMSWDRYLAICKPLHYTLKMNYQVCWILVVLCWILGIFLVLTYTLTISNLQFCGPNIIDHFFCDFDPIIQLSCSDTTTVQLEVTVLGVIFVVFPFFTIFVSYSYIIVTILKIPSITGRQKVFSTCSSHLTVVSIYYGTLVCVYLAPNRGQTQTLNKLLSLLYTVVTPMMNPIIYSLRNKELKKAVRKIITDLTLIIHFNKD, encoded by the coding sequence ATGGATTGGAGAAATGTGACCAGAATTACCAAAATCCACCTGTTAGGATTTCAGGTTCCTCAAAGTattacattttttgtgttttttattttccttatgatttattgtgtgacaatatgtggaaacctcCTCATCATCACACTGGTGTCCTACAACAAAACCTTACATtctcccatgtacttcttcctCTCCCATCTGTCTATATTAGATATCTTACTGGCAACTGATATTCTTCCCAACATGATGAGCACTGTCTTGGTAAAACAAACTATCATGTCATTTTCTGATTGCCTTGCTCAGTTTTTGTTCTGTGTTATTGTAGAATGTTCCGAGTGCCTTCTTCTGACAGTGATGAGTTGGGACAGATATTTGGCCATCTGTAAACCATTGCATTATACTTTAAAAATGAATTACCAGGTTTGCTGGATACTGGTCGTCCTATGCTggattttaggtatttttttagtATTGACTTACACTTTAACCATATCAAATTTACAATTTTGTGGTCCCAATATCATTGATCACTTTTTCTGTGATTTTGATCCTATCATACAACTCTCCTGCTCTGACACTACCACTGTTCAATTGGAAGTGACAGTTTTGGGTGTTATTTTTGTTGTGTTCCCATTCTTCACCATCTTTGTATCATATTCTTATATTATAGTCACCATTTTGAAAATCCCATCTATTACTGGCAGACAGAAGGTTTTCTCAACATGCAGCTCTCACCTGACTGTTGTATCTATCTATTATGGTACATTGGTTTGTGTTTATTTGGCACCTAATAGGGGACAGACACAGACCCTAAATAAGCTTTTATCATTACTGTACACTGTTGTCACTCCAATGATGAATCCAATTATATATAGCCTGAGGAACAAAGAACTGAAAAAGGCTGTTAGAAAAATAATTACTGACCTGACTTTGATCATTCATTTTAATAAAGATTAA